The following proteins are co-located in the Salvelinus namaycush isolate Seneca chromosome 33, SaNama_1.0, whole genome shotgun sequence genome:
- the msrb2 gene encoding methionine-R-sulfoxide reductase B2, mitochondrial: MSRSIVRLSLVISQKVAAKSVLLPKTRVPAFIRPVSTSSGSGSLTRYDETTDWQKKLTPEQYVVTREKGTEMPFSGLYLNHSEVGMYHCVCCDTPLFSSEAKYDSGTGWPAFKEAHGTWERNESHASIIRRPDNTMGSAETEVLCKHCDAHLGHVFEDGPDPTGQRFCINSQSLNFRPRDLTPED, encoded by the exons ATGTCTCGTTCTATCGTCCGACTTTCGCTCGTCATCTCTCAGAAAGTGGCTGCCAAGTCCGTCTTATTGCCCAAGACCAGGGTTCCTGCTTTCATCCGTCCTGTCTCCACTAGTTCAG GCTCAGGATCTCTGACTCGTTATGATGAGACGACAGACTGGCAGAAAAAACTTACCCCTGAACAGTATGTGGTCACGAGGGAGAAGGGGACAGAGATG CCCTTCAGCGGTCTCTATCTGAACCATAGTGAGGTGGGGATGTACCACTGTGTGTGCTGCGATACTCCCCTCTTCAG ttCAGAGGCAAAATATGACTCTGGGACAGGCTGGCCAGCGTTCAAAGAGGCTCATGGGACGTGGGAGCGCAACGAGAGCCATGCATCGATCATCCGTCGCCCTGACAACACCATGGGTAGTGCCGAGACAGAGGTCCTCTGTAAACAT tGTGATGCCCATCTGGGTCATGTGTTTGAAGATGGACCAGACCCCACAGGACAGAGGTTCTGCATCAACAGCCAGTCTCTTAACTTCAGACCGAGAGATCTCACACCCGAAGACTAG
- the c8g gene encoding complement component C8 gamma chain, whose protein sequence is MTGVWQCVTMLMVVCVCLWGSAEAIGGAKSRPRPQRRPIKKPKVNPIDDTPPAQNIDIQQMGGLWYLVNAASKCNFLMKNGLKVEATVMTLTPPSSPDTTLSVSTTTRLNHQCWEILQAYTITPTPGRLVLNGSRPLLNTDIVIGESDYSSYAVFYYQKQGQLTMKLYGRSKDTLSEAILDKFEDLAEKKGLGLAYVFAFPNYSHCESVDKDHVINCVPTC, encoded by the exons ATGACTGGGGTGTGGCAGTGTGTTACCATGCtaatggtggtgtgtgtgtgtctatggggGTCGGCGGAGGCGATTGGGGGAGCAAAGAGCCGACCACGACCCCAGAGGAGACCCATCAAGAAGCCCAAGGTGAACCCCATTGACGACACCCCCCCAGCTCAGAACATTGACATACAACAG atggGAGGGCTGTGGTACCTGGTCAACGCAGCGTCTAAGTGTAACTTCCTGATGAAGAACGGTCTGAAGGTGGAGGCTACTGTGATGACCCTGACGCCCCCCTCCTCCCCAGACACCACTCTCTCCGTTAGCACTACCACACGCCT taaccACCAGTGTTGGGAGATCCTGCAGGCGtacaccatcacccccaccccAGGACGCCTTGTACTAAATG GTAGTAGACCGTTGCTGAACACTGATATAGTGATTGGAGAGTCAGACTATAGCTCCTACGCTGTGTTTTACTACCAGAAACAGGGACAGCTCACCATGAAGCTCTACG GCAGATCCAAGGATACCCTTTCAGAAGCCATCTTGGATAAGTTTGAGGACCTGGCTGAGAAAAAGGGCCTGGGATTGGCCTATGTGTTTGCCTTCCCCAACTACA GTCACTGCGAGTCTGTGGACAAGGACCATGTGATCA ACTGCGTGCCAACATGTTGA
- the LOC120028049 gene encoding lipocalin-like, producing the protein MMLRMMGVLLCAALVACVNIVPQKDFNLEKMAGRWWIVGFATNAHWFVSHKADMKMGTSVMLPTAGGDLDLTYTNLNADGTCWRMTHLAKKTDIPGRFTFTSQRWNNENDMRVVAVQYDDFALIHTIKTKDGVPEVLNKLYSRTPEVSTALQQKFMQFSLDTGIISDNIAILPKNGECTEA; encoded by the exons ATGATGCTGAGGATGATGGGAGTTCTGCTGTGTGCTGCGCTGGTCGCCTGCGTCAACATCGTGCCCCAGAAAGACTTCAACCTGGAGAAG ATGGCTGGTAGGTGGTGGATTGTGGGCTTTGCCACCAACGCCCATTGGTTTGTGAGCCATAAGGCTGACATGAAGATGGGCACTTCCGTGATGCTGCCCACCGCCGGAGGAGACCTTGACCTCACCTACACCAACCTgaa cgCTGATGGTACTTGCTGGAGGATGACACATCTAGCCAAGAAGACTGACATCCCAGGCCGCTTCACCTTCACCAGCCAGC gTTGGAACAATGAAAATGACATGCGTGTGGTGGCTGTCCAGTATGATGACTTTGCTCTGATCCACACCATCAAGACCAAAGACGGAGTACCTGAGGTGCTCAACAAGCTCTACA GTCGCACTCCAGAGGTGAGCACAGCACTGCAGCAGAAGTTCATGCAGTTCTCTCTGGATACAGGAATCATCTCCGACAACATCGCTATCCTGCCCAAGAATG GTGAATGTACCGAGGCATAA
- the LOC120027989 gene encoding polyhomeotic-like protein 2: MERGKQYERLREMTGIEEEGGERMKIEGEEQRERMEVEEEEPGQKDAMKGEKEVGTTIDQDTPIDPHPNADPATQNHIHFDALSHTPHNPTSQNDTPPPSGSPIDLQRPSDCPIERPPDLPHKDQEDLCENMSTQSDNHSVLSSLSSQSPPASPCLTPPSDFPPPLLPVSPSHSETLSLSQSRSETLSLSEREPWTQRVWPEGGRRVLTHLVEGFVIHEGLQAFPVNRSSLLLGGQEGVSQNGNTEGAELLPLTDTPEPPEHFSESERVGVATDDPLTGTRERQRGVLQCESCGKRGHAHSFHRSKRYCSTSCARRLNVGMSKRLRALSAGSQPEGRRSEINKEESVPGKPLLLRLPREIWSAHRRDYEGEEGHAVPITTRLERRAARRARRASEPAMTPSNPTVTSTEPTPAQWSVAQVWDFIHTLPGCVEVAEAFRVQEIDGQALLLLTEDHLMTSMNIKLGPALKICAHINTLRHT; the protein is encoded by the exons atggagagaggtaaacaatatgagagactgagagagatgacaggaatagaggaggaggggggggaaaggatgaagatagagggagaggagcagagagaaaggatggaggtagaggaggaggagccgGGACAGAAAGATGCGAtgaaaggagagaaggaggtggGGACTACCATTGACCAGGACACTCCGATAGACCCTCACCCCAATGCAGACCCGGCTACTCAGAATCACATACACTTCGAtgccctctcacacacacctcataaCCCCACCAGTCAGaacgacaccccccccccctcaggttCCCCCATAGACCTCCAGCGACCATCGGACTGTCCCATAGAGCGACCCCCAGATCTACCCCACAAGGACCAAGAGGACCTCTGTGAGAACATGTCCACTCAGTCTGACAACCACTCAG tcttgtccagtctctcctctcagtctccCCCTGCCTCACCCTGCCTCACCCCTCCATCTgacttccctcctcctctcctgcctgttAGCCCCTCCCACTCAGAGACCCTCAGCCTATCACAGAGCCGCTCTGAGACCCTTAGCCTATCAGAGCGCGAGCCTTGGACACAGAGGGTGTGGCCAGAGGGCGGGAGGCGTGTCTTAACTCACCTGGTGGAGGGCTTCGTCATACACGAGGGGCTGCAGGCGTTcccg GTGAACCGCTCATCTCTGTTGTTGGGAGGGCAGGAGGGTGTCTCCCAGAATGGGAACACAGAGGGGGCGGAGTTATTACCATTGACAGACACACCAGAGCCACCGGAACATTTCAGCGAATCAGAACGAGTGGGTGTGGCCACAGATGACCCGCTGACAG gtaccagagagagacagaggggggtgTTACAGTGTGAGTCTTGTGGGAAGAGAGGCCATGCCCACTCCTTCCACCGCTCCAAAAGATACTGCTCCACTTCCTGTGCCCGCAG gcttAATGTAGGGATGTCTAAACGTCTGCGTGCTCTGAGTGCAGGCAGCCAGCCAGAGGGGCGGCGCTCTGAGATAAACAAGGAGGAGTCTGTTCCTGGCAAGCCCCTCTTACTGCGACTG CCACGCGAAATATGGAGCGCCCATCGCCGTGACTACGAAGGGGAAGAAGGGCATGCTGTTCCCATAACGACCAGGCTGGAGCGCAGAGCGGCACGGAGGGCAAGGAGGGCATCAGAGCCAGCGATGACCCCTAGTAACCCCACCGTGACCTCTACTGAACCCACACCTGCACAGTGGAGTGTAGCGCAAGTCTGGGACTTTATacacacactgccag GTTGTGTGGAGGTTGCAGAGGCGTTCCGTGTTCAGGAGATAGACGGCCAGGCCCTGCTGCTGCTCACTGAGGACCACCTGATGACCAGCATGAACATCAAACTGGGACCAGCGCTCAAGATCTGTGCCCACAtcaacacactcagacacacgtag
- the LOC120028126 gene encoding claudin-11-like, producing the protein MAHVCRQLSGSVASFAGWVGIIIATATNDWVRTCDYTVTTCVRMDELGARGLWAECVISPSLYHCVTLNHILTLPAYIQTCRALMVFACLMGLPAMGLVLMSMPCVRLGDEIPATKLRHGMVGGALTFIVALCGLVSTIWFPIGAHAEEGLMSFGISLYTGWVGSALCLLGSFMILCCCGDNPSATPQRQQNSYYYSRQAGGADTPINLAATAVVTGNHAKSAHV; encoded by the exons ATGGCACATGTGTGCAGACAGCTGAGTGGGAGCGTGGCCAGCTTTGCAGGCTGGGTAGGTATCATCATCGCCACGGCCACCAACGACTGGGTGCGCACCTGCGACTACACTGTCACCACCTGTGTGCGCATGGACGAGCTGGGCGCGCGAGGCCTCTGGGCAGAGTGTGtcatctctccctcactctaccACTGTGTCACGCTCAACCATATCCTCACACtgccag cATACATCCAGACATGCCGTGCGTTGATGGTGTTTGCGTGCCTAATGGGGCTTCCTGCGATGGGGCTGGTGCTGATGTCCATGCCCTGTGTCAGACTCGGAGATGAGATCCCCGCTACCAAACTACGCCACGGCATGGTCGGGGGTGCTCTCACCTTTATTGTGG ctctCTGTGGATTGGTGTCGACCATCTGGTTTCCTATTGGTGCTCACGCAGAGGAGGGTCTGATGTCATTCGGCATCTCACTGTACACCGGATGGGTCGGCTCCGCCCTCTGCCTCCTGGGGAGCTTCATGATTTTGTGTTGCTGCGGTGACAACCCCTCGGCAACCCCCCAAAGGCAGCAGAACAGCTACTACTACTCCAGACAGGCAGGGGGTGCCGACACACCCATCAACCTTGCCGCTACCGCCGTAGTCACGGGCAACCACGCCAAGAGCGCACATGTATAA